The stretch of DNA ATTAGCTAGTATTATTTTAGACTCATCAGATAAAAGTTCACCATTAAGCATTAGTCCAGGCTGTGAAAGAATAACTTCCATAGCTTCTTCAACATCATATACTTCTTTATATTTTTCATCTATAGATATATTTCTTTGGTCAGTATTGCCTAATAAGTAGTCTATAGATACATCAAAGATTCTAGCTAAAGAATTAAGGGTATCTATTCCAGGTTCTAAAGCACCTGTTTCATATTTAGAAATATTAGATTTAGTTTGACCAACTTTTTTTCCTAACTCTTCTTGAGTTAAGTTAAATTCTTTTCTTAATTCTCTAATTCTCAAGTAAATCCCTACTTTCAATATATTAATTAATTC from Senegalia massiliensis encodes:
- a CDS encoding helix-turn-helix domain-containing protein — its product is MRIRELRKEFNLTQEELGKKVGQTKSNISKYETGALEPGIDTLNSLARIFDVSIDYLLGNTDQRNISIDEKYKEVYDVEEAMEVILSQPGLMLNGELLSDESKIILANSILNGIRTVKEIESKKNKQNKKSDDNEQRN